ATATCAATTTCATACTCAATTCGGCGCAGCGGATCTTCGCTGGACTTGATGCGCCAGCGTGGACCATCTGGCTCTTTATCCACTCCGAGCATCTTTCCGCTTGCGGAAATGGCGCGCAGGTTCTCGACAAAGGAGTCGTAAGGAACAAGGCTGTAGCCGCCCGGGTAGTTCCGCGGCATCACGAAGCTGCTGGTTCCGGCAACGGCCTCTGGCAAAGAAAGGTGGATTTGAACGCGATGGTCCGCAGTTCCTGAATACTTCAGCCGATACTCAATCGGAGATTGTTGCTGGGCAACGGCAGCAGCCATCATGAGAAATACAGTAAGGATCTGCAGCCAACTTCTGTTCCCGCAGACTTTGCTATCTCGAGCCAGAATCATTGCGCGATGGCGCCGGGGTGGATGCCTTCTCCTAAAACGAAGCTCGCGCCCACTGCGCCAACTACCGCCGTCGCTCGTGTGAGTCCCAGACGCTCGCGCAAACGATAGACGCTCTCAATGCCCGTACAGTGCGCTCCGACGAGGTAAGCAACGCCAAGGTTCTTCATCTTGTCGGCGGTCCAATTGACCTGCTCGTCGGTTGCGGCGAAAAGATGCAGTCCTCCAAAGACTGCATGCACCGGGGCCTTCCGGTATTGGTCCTCGGCGTCGGTGAGGATATTAATAATTCCGGCGTGGCCGCATCCGGTAATCACGACCAGGCCTTTGTTGGTATTCACCACCAGCGACTGATCATCGGGAACGTTGTCCTCGCGCAAGCCTTGCGGCGTCTCCACTCCCAAAGATCCCGCTGATACGCTCCAATTCCGTTCCGGGAATTGGCGCGGCACCGGTCCCGTGAGCCATACTCCCGGAAAGATCTCGGCTGCATGATCGTGCTGAATGAAGTGCCCTCCGGCAGCCTCGAACTCGCGCCGAATCGCGATCATCGGATTACTTTCGCTAGCATCTTTCTGTGGTCGGCTATAGAAAATACCCTGGGCAACGTGAACCCGCGAGATCGCCGCGGGATTCTCCTTCTGCAGCGCACGCCGCAATGTCAACAGACCTCCCACGTGGTCGGCATGGAAGTGAGTGAGGACGACCTCCTCCACGTCGCTGAGCTTTACATGCAGTTCACGCGCATTTTCCAGTACGGTGTTCGGCCGCGCTCCCGTGTCAACCAGAATGCGATGTCCGTCAGCTTCGACCAGCGCGGAGAAGCCCCATTCTCCAATACCCTGGTCCGCCAGCATCGTTGAGAGAATCGTCACTTTCAGAGAATGGATCTGGGATGGCTGATCCGCAGCGAGCTGTGCCTCCCGCTGCGCGACACCAAGCTTCTGTACGGAGATCAGAAACAGAAGAGCAAGGGCGACCTTGCGGATGTAGGAAGTCATGAAGAACTGCGGCGAGTATACGCCGCGTTCCGGATAGTCGCACTGGAAGGAATCCTACGCCGAAGCCAGGCGGTCATATTCCACATCTGCTTGCGGCGACATCAGCACCCACAGAGTGTAAACGCCCAGAGCCGTCCCAAAAGGGACATTCAACAACGCGAAAAACGCCATCACCAGGGCCAGAGGACGCCCCCAGCTCTGCCGCTCCAGCAACCCGAAACCAGTGATTAAACTCACGCTCGCCTTTATCAGAATGAAAAAACCAATTCCGGTGAGCAGCGGATGGAGAAACGCCGGACGATCAACGTTGCTCGCCGGGCCGAAGATGGTATGAGCAACGATCAGCAGAATGCAGCCCGCCACCGCGTGGATGACCGCGTAAGCCATCCAGAGAATCCCCAGCAGTCTGAGGTGCTGTTCCACCCGGCTAATCGTGGGTCTGCCCAAAACAACATTGCCACACTTGCCGCAGACTGTCTGGTTTGGAGCAAGCGCATTGCCGCAAAAATTGCAGTACATGTGTATTTTTCCAGTGGAATAACGTGCTACGACTTTGCACGCCGGAGAGAATACGCGATTTTCGCGGCAAAGGTTCCAAAATTAAGTTTCAGGGCTGTATCAGTCTTGTCTCGCGAATCTAATTCGGCGCTTGGTTATTGCGTCGCTTCTCGCTGAGACGAAATCACAAACTGAGTTCCGCACATGCTCGAATCCCATCCCTCGCGAACATCGCGTGCGGATGGAGCACTCTTTGCCTGCGAGTCTGACGCAAGAACCAAATGGAAAGGCTGCGCCATCCGCCCGGTTCGGTTGCGCCCCTGGCCACTACTTCTTTGCGCGAAGCTTAGCCAAGCCAGCCATACCGTTAGATCGCAGCGAGCAATTCCCAGGTAGAGCAACGGATTCGGCATGAACCTCGCCTAATTCACTGGTGTCCGCGGAACAGCGAATTTATCAGCGAATTTAACAGCGAATTTTTTCTAAGAAGGTAGGCGAGCAACGGACGATTCCGCGCAACTGCCTGCCAGGTCAGGGATTACGGAAAGTCACGTTTTTCATACGCCACAAAGATCAGTGAATAACAGTGAATAAGCAGTGAATTCTGAAATCCGCATCCGTTGCTCGCGCCAACATCAGATGATTGCGACGAGCACTCTCCCAGAGCCGTCTGAGTTCCGAAATGAGATTTTTCGTTGACTCGCAATCCCGACTCGTGGTAGCACCGAACCAAGTTCGGTGCTGAGGCAGGTTCGGTGTTGAAGGATGACTGCTCCGGACAAAACGCAAGCCGGGTGGACTCTATTAGCCGAGTGGCTCGCCCTTCCCTTTCGCTTCGTGCGCCCCATTACGTCCACCTCGGGTGCCCTGTTGTTGAGTTTGAAACAGGAATAGAAGGTGAAAGGATCGGTCACCAGGCGGGAGTTAGGGAAGGGCACGAGGCCTCGCGCCCCGGTTCAGGGAAGGGCACGGATTTATCCGTGCCGTTATAGGAATTCTTCTTTTCTTTTCGGCTTAGCCGCCGTATGCCTCCTCGGACAACCCAAT
The DNA window shown above is from Acidobacteriota bacterium and carries:
- a CDS encoding MBL fold metallo-hydrolase, producing the protein MTSYIRKVALALLFLISVQKLGVAQREAQLAADQPSQIHSLKVTILSTMLADQGIGEWGFSALVEADGHRILVDTGARPNTVLENARELHVKLSDVEEVVLTHFHADHVGGLLTLRRALQKENPAAISRVHVAQGIFYSRPQKDASESNPMIAIRREFEAAGGHFIQHDHAAEIFPGVWLTGPVPRQFPERNWSVSAGSLGVETPQGLREDNVPDDQSLVVNTNKGLVVITGCGHAGIINILTDAEDQYRKAPVHAVFGGLHLFAATDEQVNWTADKMKNLGVAYLVGAHCTGIESVYRLRERLGLTRATAVVGAVGASFVLGEGIHPGAIAQ